The Rhopalosiphum maidis isolate BTI-1 chromosome 1, ASM367621v3, whole genome shotgun sequence genome has a segment encoding these proteins:
- the LOC113560388 gene encoding type I inositol 3,4-bisphosphate 4-phosphatase isoform X4, whose amino-acid sequence MRARLLNLRKQLEEKRKPDLDINMWRLRKNQPKLDLTKVPLCEICFSCDNLMCDGHGRSPNPAIVVSICIPSENIWINYANTEVIIDNSNPTFLRTIWLQRSDGLTEDCILRVSVYDVRECISGTAVKMGHCETTLCSLLETTHSGNNGQRVRLPLSSPSITSDSDKIIGFVSMMICRPDKQIGHNMSTESTPCKSLMYNNHNFPMVNHRRTQSLPPRLGSRLHVPLQNYLYLLFDNVSFVTYRFHSGLRGDISVYEIMAESKLCFYLPQQLLNIWILEEKELLQEVSGMGELSEPWHSKQVELLDRHLQLLHLYSQAKQNLENQKGVNFKPSSRKNDRSLEFAPTNLHLQRIWVQNDTLKKSGFYDTITVGAFTAHSHKSKTGGLIKLLQQLKEAPLKTNDHAMASSKITMAFDAIQAIKLLRREVVDAMKSLLNLAKDKQTSGMMPICNDMISKTRILLSLWDPKLVEEALNFIEEHKVTPVLCDDNESVKHPSNYHVSPFKRIASQINFDLQSPDTEDLYTPESPKCLRNLMKFNSKEIQEEHDLSSNEDQQQFIVFPESKGEMDNNQEEDTNHVSGSKENALLNESSNGMKTGQFLDTYSMCNSPSANYYKPTEEPEPWELTQLNIEASIMCLVSKVKFLCGRCNSPAVRLRSQRCRSFRSNSSTIQPTNSHQPVSLDSRFTQIADNDAQKTANNNAPSRNKFTEGLDFNLMTDWGSELKPSMRKLRQAMDGLLKTARLTHSVFRVQEDKRSAERSCNIRYRRHVCFSQALTALVSGLMARLWCQKPEPEFLYVLSSIGCLASFECLLSYYGNEIDMWGDMAVAIEDLATVNFTLLPLSQAVRENPKDEIMPRIVGSKNSLCVLLPVPDLIQSLLPSKNIAPFRVTPVFFNMGINEMATIAENLGNTKPQDSSNIDNFERLSEFCSRYRKLNLSSNGDCERQGTSVAELMSNLKDSLQSSKSKNVEILQTAAIVCRRLKGLRFTSCKSAKDRTGMSVTLEQCSILNLEYGLAESEIQQALDCMRSEGCRRENAYKNTGVRKYAFNRLQHFTLPQMYRPPAGTYGSSQT is encoded by the exons ATGCGGGCGAGACTGTTGAATTTAAGAAAGCAATTAGAAGAAAAACGAAAACCagatttagatattaatatgtggAGATTACGTAAAAATCAGcctaaattag ATCTAACAAAGGTACCATTGTgtgaaatatgtttttcttGTGATAATCTGATGTGTGACGGGCATGGACGTTCTCCAAATCCAGCAATTGTTGTATCAATTTGTATACCAAGCGAAAATATTTGGATAAATTATGCTAATACAGAAGTTATTATCGATAATAGTAATCCAACATTTTTGAGAACTATATGGTTACAGCGGAGTGATGGGTTAACTGAGGATTGTATTCTTCGAGTATCAGTCTATGATGTCCGAGAATGTATTTCTGGAACTGCAGTGAAAATGGGACATTGTGAAACAACACTTTGTTCGTTGTTAGAAACTACTCATTCAGGAAACAATGGACAACGTGTCCGTTTGCCATTATCATCGCCAAGTATTACGTCTGATTCagataaaattattggttttgtGTCCATGATGATTTGTCGTCCAGATAAACAGATTGGACATAACATGAGTACAGAGTCCACACCATGcaaatcattaatgtataataatcataactttcct atggtAAATCATCGTAGAACTCAATCATTACCTCCAAGACTTGGATCCAGATTACATGTTCCATTACAGaactatctatatttattatttgacaatGTATCATTTGTGACATATCGTTTTCATTCTGGCCTAAGGGGTGATATAtctgtttatgaaataatggCTGAAAGCAAGTTATGCTTTTATTTACCACAACAATTATT AAACATATGGATTCTTGAAGAAAAAGAACTTTTACAAGAAGTGTCAGGAATGGGTGAATTATCTGAACCATGGCATTCAAAACAAGTAGAACTACTTGACCGACATTTACAACTATTACATTTGTATTCTCAAGCCAAGCAAAATCTAGAAAATCAAAaag gcgTTAATTTTAAACCAAGTTCGCGTAAAAATGACCGTTCTTTAGAGTTTGCACCAACAAACTTACATTTACAACGCATTTGGGTTCAAAATGatacactaaaaaaaagtgGATTTTATGATACAATAACAGTTGGTGCATTTACTGCACATTCACATAAGTCTAAGACTGGAggattaataaa actaTTACAACAACTCAAAGAAGCACCACTTAAAACAAATGACCATGCAATGGCCAGTAGTAAAATTACTATGGCGTTTGATGCAATTCAAgcaattaaacttttaagacGAGAGGTAGTGGATGCAATGAaaagtttgttaaatttaGCTAAAGACAAACAAACCTCAGGAATGATGCCAATTTGTAATGATATGATATCTAaa acTCGTATTTTACTAAGCCTTTGGGATCCAAAGCTTGTCGAAGaagctttaaattttattgaagaaCATAAAGTGACACCTGTCTTGTGTGATGACAATGAATCTGTGAAACATCCTTCAAATTATCATGTATCGCCTTTTAAACGGATAGCAAgccaaataaattttgatttacaatCACCAGATACTGAGGATTTGTACACTCCTGAAAGCCCAAAATGTTTGaggaatttaatgaaatttaattcaaaagaaATCCAAGAAGAACATGACTTGAGCAGTAATGAAGACCAGCAACAGTTTATTGTATTTCCAGAATCTAAAGGTGAAATGGACAATAATCAAGAAGAAGACACAAATCATGTTTCTG GTTCAAAAGAAAATGCATTGCTAAATGAAAGCAGCAATGGTATGAAAACAGGTCAATTTTTGGACACTTATTCAATGTGTAATTCACCGTCAGCCAATTATTATAAGCCTACTGAAGAACCAGAACCTTGGGAGCTTACTCAGTTGAATATTGAAGCTAGTATTATGTGTCTTGTGagcaaagttaaatttttatgtggCCGTTGCAATAGTCCAGCAGTGAGATTGAGGTCTCAAAGATGTCGTAGTTTTCGTTCAAATTCATCAACAATacag ccaACAAATTCTCATCAGCCTGTGAGCTTAGATTCTAGATTTACTCAAATTGCTGATAACGATGCACAAAAAACCGCTAATAACAa TGCACCTTCCAGAAACAAGTTTACAGAAGGGCTTGATTTTAATCTTATGACTGATTGGGGTTCTGAACTAAAGCCAAGCATGCGTAAACTTCGTCAAGCTATGGATGGACTTTTGAAAACGGCTAGACTTACACATAGTGTTTTCAGAGTACAAGAGGATAAACGGTCAGCTGAAAGGTCGTGCAATATTCGTTACCGTAGACATGTTTGTTTTTCACAAgcg ttaacTGCTTTGGTAAGTGGTTTAATGGCAAGATTGTGGTGTCAAAAGCCTGAACCTGAATTTCTATATGTGTTATCTTCAATTGGTTGTTTAGCCTCTTTTGAATGTTTATTGAGTTATTATGGTAATGAAATTGATATGTGGGGTGACATGGCTGTTGCCATTGAAGACTTGGCTACTGTGAACTTCACCTTATTACCATTATCGCAAGctgttag agaAAATCCAAAAGATGAAATCATGCCACGTATTGTGGGTTCTAAGAATTctttatgtgttttattacCAGTTCCTGATTTAATTCAGTCTCTATTaccttctaaaaatattgctcCATTTCGGGTTACAccggttttttttaatatgggtATTAATGAAATGGCGACTATTGCAGAAAACCTTGGAAATACAAAACCACAGGATAGTagcaatattgataattttgaaaGATTAAGTGAATTCTGTTCAAGATACcgtaaacttaatttatccAGTAATGGTGATTGTGAACGGCAAGGTACTTCTGTTGCAGAATTAATGAGCAATTTAAAAGATTCATTACAAAGCAGTAAGAGTAAAAATGTAGAAATACTACAAACAGCAGCTATAGTGTGTCGCCGTTTAAAag gtttAAGATTTACTAGTTGTAAAAGTGCCAAAGACCGAACAGGTATGTCAGTCACATTAGAACAgtgttctattttaaatttagagtaTGGACTTGCAGAAAGTGAAATTCAACAAGCATTAGATTGTATGAGaag TGAGGGGTGTAGGAGAGAAAATGCATACAAAAATACCGGTGTcagaaaatatgcatttaacaGATTACAACACTTTACCTTACCACAAATGTATAGACCTCCGGCTGGTACTTATGGATCAAGCCAAACTTAA